In the genome of Xanthomonas hortorum pv. pelargonii, the window CGATTCCGCCACTTCGGCGCGGCCGCGCAGTATAGCGACTCGCGAGCGAAACGAACAGTGTCAGCACGTGCCTGACGAATTCAGCTGCAAGCGGGGTCTGCAACCCGTGGGCGAACCGGTGTCGATATACTGGCCGACTTACGTGAAGGAGTGGGCAATGTCGGTGTTGCGTGGAATTCGGGTACTCGTGGTCGAAAACGATGACATGAATGCCATGCTGCTCGAGTTGCAGCTCGTCCAGGCTGGCGCCGCCGTGCTGGGCCCTGTTGGAGAAGTCGCCGAAGCGTTGCAGCTGATCAATGCCGACGCGCCCGATATTGCAGTGCTGGATTACCGTCTCGGCAATGGTCAGACCAGCGAGCCGATCGCTCGGCTGTTGTCGGAGCTCGGAATTCCGTTCGTGCTGGCCACCGGTGTTGCCAGCGGCAGCATCCCGAGCGGCTTCGAACGCGGCGTGATCCTGACCAAGCCCTATTTGTCCGAAGAACTCGTCGGTGCTCTGTCCAGGGCGCGGCAGCTGAGCGACGCAAACAGCTAAAGCAGCGAACAGCACCACCACAGCGCAAAGCGAGCGCGGCCGCCGTTCGAAATCCGCAGGTTTTCCACCTATGTCGCAGTTTGTGCGTGCCCGCATCTAAATGGTGGGCACCTGCTGCGCTTATCAGCCGGTCCAAAGCAGCCGCTACCACCCTGGTTGCCACTAGAATCGTGGATTGAAGGTTTACAGGCGGGCCGCCGGATGGATAGCGCCGTGTTGCCGTTTGCCGGCCTGCTGCCGGAGACGAGCGAAACTGCCGTGTTGTTGCATGCCTCCACGTGCACTGCCGACACGTTGTTGCGCAACAGTGCGGCGTTGCGCACCACCTTGTCGGTGTGTCTGCACGCGCAGCTTCCGATGCTGCTGGTCTGGGGCGAGGCGTCGCACTGCATCTATAACGACGCCTGCATTGCGTTACTGGGTGAGCGCCACCCGGCCGCATT includes:
- a CDS encoding response regulator is translated as MSVLRGIRVLVVENDDMNAMLLELQLVQAGAAVLGPVGEVAEALQLINADAPDIAVLDYRLGNGQTSEPIARLLSELGIPFVLATGVASGSIPSGFERGVILTKPYLSEELVGALSRARQLSDANS